A window of the Chitinispirillum alkaliphilum genome harbors these coding sequences:
- a CDS encoding Tryptophanyl-tRNA synthetase has product MRILSGIKPSGNLHIGNYFGMIKPMVQSQNRGELFCFIANMHSLTTLFDGKKMQEYTNDALLDLLALGIDPEKSVFWVQSDVPEVTELTWYLNNVTPVGLLERSHAYKDAIAKNIPPNNGLFSYPVLMAADILMYQSNVVPVGKDQKQHLEITRDLAAKFNSTYGEVFTLPEPEIHEELAIIPGLDGQKMSKSYGNTIEIFSAEKSLRKKIMSIVTDPTPVEAPKDPDKSTIYSLYKLFASKEQSDTMAEKFKAGGYGYGDAKKELFEVLRDYFLPYRQKREELKNNPKFILEIREFGAEKARKAAQETISKVRELLGVI; this is encoded by the coding sequence ATGCGGATTCTCTCTGGAATTAAACCATCCGGCAATCTCCATATCGGTAATTATTTCGGAATGATAAAACCTATGGTGCAATCCCAGAATCGCGGCGAGCTTTTCTGTTTCATAGCCAACATGCACAGCCTTACCACTCTCTTTGATGGCAAAAAGATGCAGGAATACACAAACGATGCTCTTCTTGATCTCCTTGCACTTGGAATTGATCCGGAGAAATCGGTATTCTGGGTTCAGTCTGATGTACCGGAAGTCACAGAACTTACATGGTATCTCAACAATGTAACCCCCGTGGGACTGCTCGAACGAAGTCATGCATATAAAGATGCTATTGCGAAAAATATCCCCCCCAATAACGGTCTGTTTTCTTATCCGGTTCTGATGGCTGCAGATATACTAATGTATCAATCAAATGTGGTTCCGGTAGGAAAAGATCAAAAACAGCACCTTGAAATCACACGTGATCTGGCTGCAAAATTCAACTCCACATACGGAGAGGTGTTTACTCTGCCAGAACCCGAAATTCATGAAGAGTTAGCCATAATACCCGGTCTGGACGGACAGAAAATGTCCAAGTCTTACGGAAACACAATTGAGATATTCAGTGCAGAGAAGAGTCTCAGGAAAAAAATCATGAGCATAGTCACAGATCCAACACCAGTTGAGGCACCGAAGGATCCCGACAAGAGTACGATCTACTCCCTTTACAAACTCTTTGCATCCAAAGAGCAGTCCGATACAATGGCGGAAAAATTCAAAGCCGGGGGGTATGGTTACGGAGATGCAAAAAAAGAACTCTTTGAGGTGCTGCGCGACTACTTTCTCCCCTACCGCCAAAAACGTGAAGAGCTGAAAAACAATCCAAAATTTATTCTTGAGATCAGAGAATTTGGAGCAGAAAAAGCCAGAAAAGCAGCTCAGGAGACTATTTCAAAAGTAAGGGAGCTACTGGGAGTGATATAA
- a CDS encoding Glycosyl transferase, with protein MFIPSQFLTFFTFIPLILYTAAITMFCVVVFRAKKGTQNNPTPPVSIIIPFRNEEKNIPPLVHSLTAQRYPNDIELVFIDDNSSDNGRNVLNSLLSVPQSPDHKILTLNYDPKTMLSSKQQALELGVSESKHPLIIFSDADMRFKENWVEDLVRSMDKEVALVFGHTSVLKEKSAKPAQVMESFQLELLFCFAYAFDKANLCGSGMGNNILFRKSAYLKCGGQKAIGYSIVEDRDLLSLFHRKGYKFSAQEPFLANAFTYPHTSIKQFLNQLRRWASGGLAPGSNLLPFALLLFFQNFIFLTMFSGVLPMALSALTTLNFFLTWLFTALCFKKIGSTISTLLFPLYYIFLIGEILLWGVTVLLRRKLIWKNRVLSKETA; from the coding sequence ATGTTTATACCTTCACAATTCTTAACTTTTTTCACCTTTATACCGCTTATTCTTTACACTGCTGCAATCACCATGTTTTGCGTGGTTGTTTTCAGGGCAAAAAAAGGTACCCAGAATAACCCCACCCCTCCGGTCTCAATTATTATACCCTTCAGAAATGAAGAGAAAAATATCCCCCCCCTCGTACACTCCCTTACTGCACAACGTTACCCAAATGATATAGAGCTGGTTTTTATCGATGACAACTCATCAGACAATGGCCGGAATGTGCTTAACAGCTTATTGAGTGTGCCACAATCACCTGACCACAAGATTTTAACCCTTAACTATGATCCAAAAACAATGCTATCAAGTAAACAGCAGGCCCTGGAACTTGGGGTGTCAGAATCCAAACACCCGCTTATTATATTCTCCGATGCTGATATGAGATTTAAAGAAAACTGGGTTGAGGATTTGGTCCGGTCTATGGACAAGGAAGTTGCTTTGGTTTTTGGACACACCTCTGTCCTTAAGGAGAAAAGTGCAAAACCCGCTCAGGTGATGGAATCTTTCCAACTGGAGCTTCTCTTCTGCTTTGCCTACGCATTCGATAAAGCCAACCTCTGTGGCTCTGGAATGGGCAACAACATACTGTTCCGGAAAAGTGCTTATCTGAAGTGTGGCGGTCAGAAAGCTATCGGATACAGCATAGTGGAGGACAGAGATCTTTTGAGTCTGTTCCATAGAAAAGGGTATAAATTCTCTGCACAGGAACCTTTTCTGGCCAATGCATTCACTTACCCCCACACCAGCATCAAACAATTTCTCAATCAGCTAAGACGATGGGCTTCCGGTGGACTGGCCCCGGGATCAAACCTGCTCCCCTTTGCACTGCTTCTGTTTTTCCAGAATTTCATTTTCCTGACTATGTTCAGTGGCGTACTGCCAATGGCACTCTCTGCACTTACCACTCTAAATTTCTTCCTGACCTGGCTCTTTACAGCTCTTTGCTTTAAAAAAATCGGATCAACCATCTCCACACTTCTTTTCCCCCTCTATTATATTTTCCTGATTGGAGAGATACTCCTCTGGGGTGTAACTGTACTGCTAAGACGTAAACTGATCTGGAAAAACAGGGTATTATCAAAAGAAACCGCATGA
- a CDS encoding OmpA/MotB domain protein, protein MAHRIAKHTWFMICIVTAALNASGNTLMVPSEEFPTIEHAMSRAGSGDTVMVKDGEYKGSFHINPGVTLKAENLFGAVLSGGGRGTVVTLSTGSTVSKFEIRDGTIGVFSTSAHASVVKCRIAFNQQSGILCVGHLPKIEDNVIVFNRGSGIQGWDVRTTRASISHNTIAYNDNHGISLGGETDITVEHNIIANNSQFGLNPGDENVRIELNNNNFWNNSKFTGVLPGNNISYDPMFVEPKTMNFTLQRESRLAGLGDRNQNLGARLVY, encoded by the coding sequence ATGGCCCACAGGATCGCAAAACACACCTGGTTCATGATATGCATCGTAACAGCTGCGCTCAATGCCTCTGGGAACACACTTATGGTCCCTTCCGAAGAATTCCCGACTATTGAGCATGCAATGAGCAGAGCCGGATCAGGTGACACTGTGATGGTTAAAGATGGTGAGTATAAGGGAAGTTTCCACATTAATCCAGGAGTTACACTGAAGGCTGAAAATCTGTTTGGTGCAGTTCTCAGCGGAGGTGGAAGAGGTACCGTAGTGACCTTAAGTACCGGCTCAACAGTTTCAAAATTCGAAATACGGGATGGCACTATTGGTGTTTTCTCAACTTCAGCCCACGCTTCGGTTGTGAAATGCAGGATCGCCTTTAATCAGCAGTCCGGTATACTCTGCGTGGGGCACCTGCCCAAGATCGAAGACAACGTTATCGTCTTTAACCGAGGTTCAGGTATTCAGGGTTGGGATGTACGCACCACAAGAGCCTCAATCAGCCACAACACGATCGCATACAACGACAATCATGGAATCTCTCTTGGCGGAGAGACCGATATTACAGTAGAGCACAACATAATCGCCAACAACAGCCAATTTGGATTGAATCCGGGAGATGAAAACGTCAGAATTGAACTTAACAATAACAATTTCTGGAATAATTCAAAGTTTACCGGTGTGCTTCCCGGCAACAACATCTCTTACGACCCGATGTTTGTGGAGCCCAAGACAATGAATTTCACTCTTCAGAGAGAATCACGTCTGGCCGGACTTGGCGACAGGAATCAGAACCTTGGTGCAAGATTGGTTTATTAA
- a CDS encoding Permease of the major facilitator superfamily, which produces MVVSAGIGLVIIGLMFFMEGLFLGIMPLGELLGVKLPRKSPLVYVLIFSFVLGLGATLAEPAIGILRAAGAAVKPWDAPLLFFILNRHPDYLVYAVGVGVGLAVVSGMLRFYYHLSIKPFVTILTGILVIFAIWSNFNPNLLYMIGIAWDSGGATTGPVTVPLVLALGIGICRVFGGAGLGASGFGVVALASLFPVITVQLVGLPFLNRVPEPMSAESFVSEENRSAVLQLFDSEEMFEQYLKRNHPELLRLYCDDGDDHRKESQDTHELLVSGSDSGLEDRGSGDSSIKTAEVISRSVGLAIRAIIPLVLFLLVVLMLFLRERLPRSDIVFTGIIFSLIGMVFFNIGMELGLAQLGNQVGRFLPATFKSITLPEEQIVIDDFDTELVHVALTPESQRQEFFYLKRGESVEVLPFNQESYDPETNRYLHTPVRGPLTGQKAGFFILLVFAFIMGYGATYAEPALNALGITVEEITIGTFRRAVLVNAVASGVGIGLVFGVIRIIWDIPLMYLLVPPYVAVLILTWVSSEDYAAVGWDCGGVTTGPITVPLVLAMGLGIGGQLGAVEGFGILALASVWPILIVLLLGSVLNRRTKAFTKKMANESEGIQ; this is translated from the coding sequence ATGGTTGTATCTGCCGGTATAGGGCTTGTAATTATCGGGCTGATGTTTTTCATGGAGGGACTTTTCCTTGGCATAATGCCGCTTGGGGAGTTATTGGGTGTAAAATTGCCAAGAAAATCACCTCTGGTGTATGTACTGATTTTCTCATTTGTATTAGGGTTGGGTGCCACACTTGCAGAACCGGCAATCGGGATACTGCGTGCCGCTGGTGCAGCTGTAAAGCCCTGGGATGCTCCTCTTCTCTTCTTTATACTCAACAGACACCCCGATTATCTGGTTTATGCAGTAGGAGTGGGAGTTGGTTTGGCTGTGGTTTCCGGCATGCTTCGGTTTTACTATCACCTATCAATAAAACCATTCGTTACAATCCTCACGGGTATTTTGGTTATCTTTGCAATATGGTCCAATTTCAATCCCAATCTTCTTTATATGATAGGCATAGCCTGGGACAGCGGGGGGGCTACAACCGGGCCGGTCACAGTGCCACTGGTGTTGGCACTTGGTATTGGAATATGTCGTGTTTTCGGTGGGGCCGGACTTGGTGCATCGGGTTTTGGAGTAGTTGCGCTCGCATCTTTGTTTCCTGTGATAACTGTTCAGTTGGTAGGGCTTCCATTTTTAAACAGGGTACCGGAGCCGATGAGCGCAGAGTCATTCGTTTCTGAAGAAAATCGCTCTGCGGTACTTCAGCTGTTTGATTCTGAAGAGATGTTTGAGCAATATTTAAAGAGAAATCACCCTGAGCTCCTGAGGCTGTATTGTGATGATGGAGATGATCATAGAAAGGAAAGCCAAGATACTCATGAGTTATTGGTTTCCGGTTCAGATTCGGGTTTGGAAGATAGGGGAAGTGGCGACAGTTCAATTAAAACAGCTGAAGTGATATCCAGAAGTGTTGGTCTTGCGATAAGGGCAATCATTCCGCTTGTGCTGTTTTTGTTGGTTGTTTTAATGTTGTTTTTACGTGAGCGTTTGCCCAGATCAGATATAGTATTTACAGGTATTATTTTTTCACTGATAGGAATGGTTTTTTTCAATATCGGCATGGAGCTTGGGTTAGCACAGCTTGGCAATCAGGTCGGCAGATTCCTTCCGGCAACTTTTAAGTCAATTACTTTACCAGAGGAGCAAATCGTAATAGATGATTTCGATACAGAGCTGGTACATGTTGCACTTACACCTGAAAGTCAGCGCCAGGAGTTTTTCTATCTTAAAAGGGGCGAAAGTGTTGAGGTTCTGCCTTTCAATCAGGAATCTTATGATCCGGAAACCAATCGGTATCTCCACACTCCAGTACGGGGTCCCCTGACTGGTCAGAAGGCTGGCTTTTTCATTCTTCTTGTGTTTGCTTTCATAATGGGCTATGGGGCAACTTACGCTGAACCTGCGCTCAATGCATTGGGGATAACTGTAGAAGAGATAACAATTGGTACTTTCAGACGTGCGGTCCTGGTGAATGCTGTTGCTTCGGGGGTGGGAATAGGATTGGTATTTGGTGTGATTAGAATTATTTGGGACATTCCGCTTATGTACTTGTTGGTTCCTCCCTATGTGGCAGTACTTATTCTCACCTGGGTATCTTCAGAAGATTACGCAGCTGTTGGTTGGGATTGTGGTGGTGTTACAACAGGTCCGATCACTGTGCCACTTGTTCTGGCAATGGGGCTTGGAATCGGTGGACAGCTTGGAGCAGTGGAGGGTTTTGGTATTCTTGCATTGGCCTCAGTCTGGCCGATATTAATTGTGCTACTGTTGGGGAGTGTGCTGAACAGAAGGACCAAAGCTTTCACCAAAAAAATGGCTAATGAGAGTGAAGGGATACAGTAA
- a CDS encoding histidine kinase, which translates to MVRYNIDELNEDMVLGESIFLPSGELLLAAGYRIKERYRNRLKQLGYNNILIEVEGTEDVTPETTVSDKSQREMTKSLDTSSKELTNAFNQFRSRSNAKVKEIIKENRQHLSNFIMSSGMAKALEQFVDEIMSQSSIVLNLSAIQQTQPKLLSHALNVTITSLCIGKKYKFSYEEMKQLGIGALNYDLGLIAIPGEILEKKRQNQQLTEEELKQYNQHPVYGYLMLSQNHLIPSTSAAVALQHHEHQDGGGFPQKLKGDNRPPLKDFSRQNMIHRFAEIVAVADTYDMLMSGRYDNGLKLGVKDVMTVIIKNSGNRLNSDIVKTLTSIVPMFPVGARIRIKDAPSVQLIGYRGVVARDNEGNLETPQIIIYETKNSQKIKPILIDTSKYRGFKLELIT; encoded by the coding sequence GTGGTAAGATACAATATCGACGAATTGAATGAAGACATGGTTTTGGGAGAGTCGATATTCCTGCCTTCCGGTGAGTTGTTGCTTGCTGCCGGATACAGGATTAAGGAACGCTATCGTAACAGACTCAAACAGCTTGGATATAACAATATCCTTATCGAAGTTGAGGGGACAGAGGATGTTACTCCGGAAACCACCGTTTCAGATAAGTCTCAGCGGGAGATGACCAAATCCCTGGATACCTCTTCCAAAGAGCTTACAAACGCTTTCAATCAGTTCAGAAGCCGAAGTAATGCAAAAGTTAAGGAAATTATTAAGGAAAACCGCCAACATCTCAGCAATTTTATAATGAGTTCCGGGATGGCAAAGGCTCTGGAGCAATTTGTTGATGAGATTATGAGTCAGTCTTCCATCGTGCTTAACCTCTCTGCTATACAGCAGACCCAACCCAAACTGCTTAGCCATGCTCTCAATGTGACCATCACTTCTCTTTGTATAGGTAAAAAGTACAAATTCTCCTACGAGGAGATGAAACAGCTTGGAATTGGAGCGCTCAATTATGACCTTGGGTTAATTGCTATTCCTGGTGAAATTTTGGAGAAAAAACGTCAGAATCAACAACTCACCGAAGAGGAGCTGAAGCAGTATAATCAGCATCCGGTGTATGGATATTTGATGTTGTCACAAAATCATCTGATCCCTTCAACCAGTGCTGCAGTGGCTCTCCAACACCATGAACACCAGGACGGGGGTGGATTTCCTCAAAAATTAAAGGGTGATAACAGACCTCCGTTAAAGGATTTCTCAAGACAAAACATGATTCATCGATTTGCTGAAATTGTGGCAGTCGCAGACACTTACGATATGCTCATGAGCGGCAGGTATGATAACGGATTGAAACTTGGTGTAAAGGATGTGATGACCGTCATAATCAAAAACAGTGGCAACAGGCTTAACTCTGATATTGTCAAAACACTGACATCAATTGTTCCGATGTTCCCTGTAGGTGCCAGAATCAGAATAAAAGATGCTCCGTCAGTTCAGTTGATAGGGTACAGAGGTGTTGTGGCCAGGGATAATGAGGGGAATCTTGAAACGCCGCAGATAATAATCTATGAAACCAAAAACAGCCAGAAAATAAAGCCCATTCTCATTGACACTTCAAAGTACAGGGGCTTTAAGCTAGAGCTTATCACTTAA
- a CDS encoding Serine/threonine-protein kinase PknB, which yields MKKYYSINIPVGLFWKLYLPIGIIVVGIGTLLAIFAVDRFVMPNIIGVNRDVVAVPDLDGLNFEQARDRLLEEGLLIEVRSREFHDEILAGNLISQHPSPGNEVKKGRRIAVTLSRGNEIAVIPDLKGLSEHRARTELRNQGFSLGRMQRVYNAAVPADQVIESVPASGTTISRTMNVDLRVSRGRRPTHSEVPNLVGQPLAEAREIIEERGLSVGRVSHRNSPSLAPGTVVSQSVSPGTDVPFESSIELVVSVIE from the coding sequence ATGAAAAAGTATTACTCCATAAATATTCCAGTGGGATTGTTTTGGAAACTCTATTTGCCGATTGGTATCATTGTGGTTGGTATTGGTACATTGCTGGCGATTTTTGCGGTAGACCGGTTTGTGATGCCAAATATTATTGGGGTAAACAGGGATGTAGTGGCAGTTCCGGATCTCGATGGATTAAATTTTGAACAGGCCAGAGACAGGTTGCTTGAGGAAGGGTTATTGATAGAGGTTCGCAGCAGAGAGTTTCATGATGAGATATTGGCTGGAAATCTCATATCTCAACACCCCTCGCCCGGTAATGAGGTTAAAAAGGGCAGAAGAATTGCTGTTACTTTGAGTCGTGGTAATGAGATTGCCGTTATCCCCGATCTTAAAGGCCTCTCAGAGCATCGTGCCCGGACTGAACTGCGCAACCAGGGTTTTTCTCTGGGTAGAATGCAAAGGGTTTACAATGCAGCAGTTCCGGCAGATCAGGTCATAGAGAGTGTTCCGGCATCGGGAACCACCATTTCACGTACCATGAATGTTGATCTGAGGGTCTCAAGGGGGCGAAGACCTACTCATAGTGAAGTACCTAATCTGGTAGGGCAGCCTCTTGCCGAAGCTCGTGAGATAATCGAAGAGCGTGGGTTGAGTGTCGGACGGGTGAGTCACAGAAACAGTCCCTCACTTGCACCCGGGACCGTGGTTTCTCAGTCTGTTTCTCCCGGAACCGATGTGCCTTTCGAAAGCTCAATAGAACTGGTGGTTTCGGTTATTGAATAG
- a CDS encoding TPR domain protein, giving the protein MNITSVIQMRKLVVFLPLTILSLLFFAGCASRQQFPFKLPHAEIHTDSVEALQRAQNYFIRARDFERRGLDEMARRFYEMAYRMDPGSETLREILLRKYVQSSNYSLALALLKEADTLSRDDTRLLTSIYLYTGETLKAAEQLEKLDDKREEEVYSLGMLYKSMGMRTKAIELFSQYWEKYPRNYQIGLQLIRLLIRENQYDSAQTVVSTLTRYHAGDPDLSAIEGYIFLFKGDTTAAMEQFERTLELEPGHDETLRSLAQIYLQKEEFTTVIDLYEQLVEASPLGEHYLAPLAILYIHHGQYDKAEAILLDLLKITPHDTELLYHLGRLYSLTDRNFESVMQFEKALDLEPGYEPALIELSYLLLRKRQFESAATVIKEYVELYPQSVVAMRLMGYIHSHNKDYASASEILKKAVTIDSTNHEVWFELGSMLERNREIDKAADAFRIALKLKPDDPMTSNYLGYMWADEGLNLDSAKILIETAIAADPGNGAYLDSYAWVHYRLGNYEKAYLYQKKAVKRLNNDPVLFSHLGDILYKLGDMPGALDAYKKSLDLNSEESDRIRLRVIELKYLTSEEGN; this is encoded by the coding sequence ATGAATATAACTTCTGTTATACAAATGAGAAAGCTGGTTGTGTTTTTACCGCTCACGATTCTGTCTCTTCTCTTTTTTGCAGGATGTGCAAGCAGACAGCAGTTTCCATTCAAACTGCCACATGCAGAAATTCACACCGATTCTGTCGAAGCCCTTCAGAGAGCTCAGAATTACTTTATCAGGGCAAGGGATTTTGAGCGCAGAGGGCTTGATGAGATGGCCAGGAGATTCTATGAGATGGCCTACAGAATGGACCCCGGCTCAGAGACCCTAAGAGAGATACTTTTGAGGAAATATGTCCAATCCTCAAACTACTCCTTAGCTCTTGCTTTACTCAAAGAAGCCGATACGCTCAGCAGAGATGATACCCGCCTGCTTACATCAATTTATCTCTATACAGGAGAAACTCTTAAAGCTGCAGAACAACTCGAAAAGCTCGATGACAAAAGGGAAGAGGAAGTGTATTCCCTTGGTATGCTCTACAAATCGATGGGGATGAGAACGAAGGCTATTGAACTGTTCAGTCAGTACTGGGAAAAATATCCCCGGAACTATCAGATCGGTCTTCAGCTCATACGACTATTGATCAGGGAAAATCAATACGATTCAGCACAAACCGTGGTTTCCACCCTCACCCGGTACCATGCCGGCGATCCCGACCTCTCTGCCATAGAAGGATACATATTCCTTTTCAAAGGTGACACTACAGCGGCAATGGAACAGTTTGAGCGCACCCTTGAACTGGAGCCCGGTCATGATGAAACATTGCGCTCATTAGCTCAGATCTATCTTCAGAAAGAGGAGTTTACAACTGTTATCGATTTATATGAGCAGTTGGTTGAAGCCAGTCCTCTGGGGGAACATTATCTTGCACCTCTTGCCATTTTATACATTCACCACGGCCAGTATGATAAGGCTGAAGCTATTTTACTTGATCTCCTGAAGATAACTCCACATGATACTGAATTACTTTATCATCTGGGACGCTTATACTCACTAACAGATCGTAATTTTGAGTCTGTGATGCAGTTTGAGAAGGCTCTTGACCTTGAACCCGGATATGAACCTGCACTAATCGAGCTTAGCTATCTTTTATTGAGAAAGCGACAATTTGAGAGTGCCGCGACCGTAATTAAGGAGTATGTTGAGCTCTATCCGCAATCTGTCGTTGCAATGAGGCTGATGGGTTACATTCACAGCCATAATAAAGATTACGCCAGCGCATCAGAGATACTCAAAAAAGCAGTTACAATCGACAGTACCAACCATGAAGTCTGGTTTGAGCTTGGCAGTATGCTTGAGCGCAACAGAGAGATTGATAAGGCAGCTGATGCATTTAGAATTGCACTGAAACTAAAACCAGATGATCCGATGACATCAAACTACTTAGGGTATATGTGGGCTGATGAGGGACTCAATCTTGACAGTGCAAAAATCCTTATCGAAACAGCTATAGCTGCAGACCCGGGTAACGGGGCTTATCTCGACTCCTATGCCTGGGTACATTATCGGCTGGGAAATTATGAAAAGGCTTATCTGTATCAGAAAAAAGCTGTAAAGCGTCTCAATAACGACCCTGTTCTTTTCAGCCATCTGGGCGACATTCTTTACAAACTGGGAGATATGCCGGGGGCTTTGGACGCATATAAAAAAAGTCTGGATCTCAACTCTGAAGAAAGCGATCGCATAAGGCTCAGGGTTATCGAATTAAAATATCTTACAAGTGAAGAAGGTAACTAA
- a CDS encoding radical SAM domain protein: protein MDACEKDVRSNLEQARKRGCKFVDFTGGEPLLHPSLPLFLEHAKNLGFITSVTTNCILFKKRAPQLRGKIDLLHFSVGADNAQTHNRIRGCNSYDSVLESIDIALANKLVPDIQFTYTHENLQYFEGIYSIAREKKLMLILDPVFNTGGEDTIDPEIHKGALSLSKRKGVYLNRAHLLLRSKGGNNTRSPVCRAVSSTIVILPDNSLALPCYHHRITTIPINNNLESMFSKPQWRESRNNQGEYDFCEKCHINCYMDPSFNYHPGGLMFFSLMSKLKYGWRKYFIYKNPLSFKLLK, encoded by the coding sequence ATGGATGCCTGTGAAAAAGATGTCCGGTCCAATCTTGAACAGGCAAGGAAACGGGGGTGTAAGTTTGTTGACTTTACCGGAGGGGAGCCGCTACTTCACCCCTCTCTGCCTCTGTTTCTTGAACATGCTAAAAATTTGGGCTTTATCACCTCTGTAACTACCAACTGCATCCTTTTCAAAAAAAGAGCACCTCAGCTGAGAGGAAAAATCGATCTGCTTCATTTCAGTGTGGGTGCCGACAACGCTCAAACACACAACAGGATCCGGGGCTGCAACTCGTATGACTCGGTACTTGAGAGCATTGATATCGCACTCGCCAATAAACTTGTACCTGATATACAGTTCACCTACACACATGAAAACCTTCAATATTTTGAAGGTATATACAGTATAGCGAGGGAAAAGAAGCTCATGCTGATACTTGATCCGGTTTTCAATACCGGGGGTGAAGATACAATAGATCCGGAAATACATAAAGGAGCGCTTTCCCTGTCCAAAAGGAAGGGAGTGTATTTGAACCGGGCACATCTTCTCCTGCGCTCAAAAGGGGGCAACAACACCCGCTCTCCTGTGTGCAGAGCAGTTTCTTCCACCATAGTAATACTTCCCGATAACTCTCTGGCTCTACCCTGCTATCACCACCGCATTACCACAATCCCAATTAACAATAACCTTGAAAGCATGTTCAGTAAACCACAATGGCGTGAGTCCCGTAACAATCAGGGGGAGTATGATTTTTGCGAGAAGTGTCACATAAACTGCTATATGGATCCGTCTTTTAATTATCACCCTGGCGGACTTATGTTTTTTTCGCTCATGAGCAAATTGAAATATGGCTGGAGGAAATATTTCATCTATAAGAATCCCCTGAGTTTCAAGCTGTTGAAATAG
- a CDS encoding Holo-[acyl-carrier protein] synthase, with translation MIRGIGTDIVEIDRIGKLIEKYANHFIEKVYTSKEILWCSKKAVPAVHYAGRWAVKEAFYKALPDTCQPFSSWKSIEILPGSKNGRPAIRVVDQKLTEMLESEQIENIHLSISHEKKQCVAVVILE, from the coding sequence ATGATCCGCGGTATAGGAACCGACATCGTAGAGATAGACCGGATCGGCAAATTGATTGAAAAGTACGCCAATCATTTTATCGAAAAAGTATATACATCAAAAGAGATCCTTTGGTGCTCAAAAAAGGCTGTTCCTGCAGTGCATTATGCAGGAAGATGGGCTGTTAAGGAGGCCTTCTATAAAGCATTGCCTGACACCTGTCAGCCTTTCAGCAGCTGGAAAAGCATTGAGATTCTTCCGGGTAGTAAAAATGGAAGACCAGCCATAAGGGTGGTCGATCAAAAATTAACAGAAATGCTTGAATCAGAGCAAATTGAAAATATTCACCTATCCATAAGTCATGAGAAAAAACAGTGTGTAGCTGTAGTTATTCTTGAGTGA
- a CDS encoding tRNA dihydrouridine synthase B translates to MNISVSNPSFKIKTLPIDPPLLLAPMAGLTHSAFRRLISELGGYGALFTEMLSGTALTGEDLFRSTFTKRRDCEGKVLYQLRLSGTENMPLIFSRLKTIHPHGIDINLGCPAPEIKRQKSGAALFDDMDRLKEVLYSCRKLWDGPLSVKCRLGINTPGWQDRFTERIRLFEQCDIDAITVHPRFTDEKLKRKARWNLFPWITSLTSIPIIANGDIQTAQDTEKLLSESGCKAVMLGRTAIAKPWLFNQITYGDSTPDLKQIWEKFTHYTVEDFGEYKAIGKIKKFSFYFAQNFFFNHQFHSQIISAPNLEMLLSRAQKFLLSEPKLSKQP, encoded by the coding sequence ATGAATATTTCTGTCTCAAACCCATCTTTTAAGATAAAAACGCTACCCATTGATCCCCCACTTCTTCTTGCACCTATGGCCGGGCTTACCCATAGTGCCTTTCGACGCCTTATTTCTGAACTGGGAGGCTATGGAGCATTGTTTACAGAAATGCTCTCGGGCACAGCATTAACCGGGGAAGATTTGTTCAGATCGACATTTACAAAACGAAGAGATTGCGAGGGAAAAGTACTCTACCAGCTTCGGCTTAGCGGCACAGAAAACATGCCCCTTATCTTCTCAAGGCTTAAAACAATACACCCCCATGGTATCGATATAAACCTTGGGTGCCCTGCACCGGAAATCAAAAGGCAGAAATCCGGAGCAGCATTGTTTGATGATATGGACAGACTAAAAGAGGTCCTTTACTCCTGTCGCAAATTATGGGATGGCCCACTAAGTGTTAAGTGCCGCCTTGGTATCAACACACCCGGCTGGCAAGATCGGTTTACAGAAAGAATCAGACTGTTTGAACAGTGCGACATTGATGCCATCACAGTCCATCCCCGTTTTACCGATGAAAAACTCAAAAGGAAAGCTCGCTGGAATCTCTTTCCATGGATAACTTCCCTCACTTCGATCCCGATTATTGCAAACGGAGATATTCAAACAGCTCAGGATACAGAGAAACTGCTGTCTGAATCGGGATGTAAAGCGGTGATGCTGGGACGAACCGCAATAGCTAAACCATGGCTCTTTAATCAAATTACCTATGGCGATTCCACCCCGGACCTTAAGCAAATATGGGAAAAGTTTACTCACTATACAGTGGAGGATTTCGGTGAGTATAAGGCAATCGGCAAAATAAAGAAGTTCAGTTTCTATTTTGCACAAAACTTCTTTTTCAACCACCAGTTTCACAGCCAGATCATCTCCGCTCCGAATCTGGAAATGCTTCTTAGCCGTGCACAGAAGTTTTTGCTATCTGAACCAAAATTATCCAAACAGCCATAA